From the Leptospira sp. WS60.C2 genome, one window contains:
- a CDS encoding HIT family protein, with product MTCPICQAHKNPTEILFENDFWILRRANQNLDGYLYLESKNHVESWSQLQLEQFESYGRALQKGAEIIYSYHPEKMYMTAIAEKVPHLHVHLIPRYHGQSPGIDHIAKATGPGFPKPM from the coding sequence ATGACATGTCCTATCTGCCAAGCTCATAAAAATCCTACCGAGATCCTGTTTGAAAATGATTTTTGGATCCTTCGTAGAGCCAACCAAAACCTCGATGGTTACCTCTATTTAGAAAGCAAAAACCATGTGGAATCTTGGAGCCAATTACAATTGGAACAATTTGAATCTTATGGAAGAGCCTTACAAAAGGGAGCAGAAATCATCTACTCCTATCATCCCGAGAAGATGTATATGACGGCAATTGCTGAAAAAGTCCCACATTTGCATGTTCATCTCATTCCTCGATACCATGGCCAATCTCCAGGGATTGACCATATAGCAAAAGCCACAGGACCAGGTTTTCCAAAACCAATGTAA
- a CDS encoding polyphosphate kinase — protein MFVILERHPSNQIPRSTIEDIESLQERFFLLQRESVKQKIAHIFVLEGFASTGKGSILQSLTIRLDPRKFKVYSPYVDQSEDRGYPFLWNFWKVLPRYGEFLFYLNTYYSRLAYLRSQKKISLAEYDHRLLSILNTERILSKDKIIVHKFFLHISKKEQKKRLEDAKKKKKDWELSPYDKDQWEHYKRYFEIFDSILSSSRTIDSPWLVISSDKKEDSKLLVFDAILERLERTLGYDSKSNLQLINRGMELIP, from the coding sequence TTGTTTGTGATTTTAGAAAGACATCCCTCGAATCAAATTCCACGTTCTACCATCGAAGACATAGAAAGTTTGCAGGAGCGTTTTTTTCTTCTGCAAAGAGAAAGTGTGAAACAAAAAATTGCACATATTTTTGTATTAGAGGGGTTTGCATCCACAGGTAAAGGTTCCATCTTGCAGTCGTTAACGATTCGTTTAGATCCACGCAAATTCAAAGTGTATTCTCCGTATGTTGATCAATCAGAAGATAGAGGGTATCCATTTCTATGGAATTTCTGGAAAGTTTTACCTCGGTATGGTGAGTTTTTATTTTATCTTAATACGTATTATAGCCGTTTGGCGTATTTGCGGTCTCAGAAGAAAATCAGTTTAGCAGAATACGATCACCGATTACTTTCCATTTTGAATACGGAAAGAATTTTATCAAAAGACAAAATTATTGTACATAAATTCTTTTTGCATATCTCCAAAAAGGAGCAAAAAAAACGATTGGAAGATGCTAAAAAAAAGAAAAAGGATTGGGAACTTTCTCCTTATGACAAGGACCAATGGGAACATTATAAACGTTACTTTGAAATTTTTGATTCGATCTTAAGTTCTTCTCGCACCATCGATTCTCCCTGGCTTGTCATAAGTAGCGATAAAAAAGAAGATTCAAAACTTCTTGTATTTGATGCAATCCTGGAAAGACTAGAACGGACTTTAGGTTACGATTCAAAATCGAATTTACAATTGATCAACCGAGGAATGGAGCTCATTCCATGA